In Canis lupus familiaris isolate Mischka breed German Shepherd unplaced genomic scaffold, alternate assembly UU_Cfam_GSD_1.0 chrUn_S2146H2346, whole genome shotgun sequence, the genomic stretch agaagcaggctccatgcagggagcctgacgtgggactcgatcccaggtctccaggatcacgccctgggctgcaggcagcactaaaccgctgtgccaccggggctgccctcaagctTACCTTTCAATGGCTTCAACACTGAGGCAAAACAAGTCTCTCTTGTAATCTAGATTCTTGGGTGTGCATCTATATACGTAGCCAAGATTGAGTGAGCACCCTGTGCAGTACAAAGTCTCCAGAATGCTGCAATGAAGAAGTGCCATTGTTTTAGCAAAGTAGCAACTCGTTATAACAAAAATCCCATTGTTAAAATCcataaacatttaacatttaagttTGCTAAAATATGTCAGTCCAACCTTACTAAGTCATGTGTATAAAGAAGGGGGGTAAATGatagtaaaatgtttatattagaaatgTAGAcagttaagggcagcccgggtggctcagcagtttagcactgccttcagcccagggtgtgatcctggagacccgggatcaagtcccatgtcagactccctgcatggagcctgcttctccctcagcctgtgtctctctgcctctctctctctctcattctctgtgtctctcgtgaataaatcttaaaaaaaaaaagaaaagaaaaaatgaaatgtagatAGTCACCTCGAGGCTACAGTGCCTTAAGCACTTAGTGACATACAGAAAAAGTGACAAGAAAAGAATACTGATGTGGTGTTTTTCTAGGATGTAAATGCCTCAATCTGGTATTAAGAAAAACtatctaaaatttgaaaataagataaGGATTCCACATGTCCTTTCAATGTCATATGTCCAATATGACCATAGATAGATTTGGTCTATAATGATCCAAGGAACAAACATTTCAGGTTTGTAGGCCATGTGGTATCTGTTGCAATGATTCGCCTCTACTATTTTAGCAcagaagcagccacagacaatacataacTGAATAGGCACTGTCCATGTtccaataaaagtatatttacaaaaaataagtgCCTGGGCCCATGGGCCATACTTTGCTCTCCTGGAAGGTAACACTGGTTGTTCACTAGTTACTATTGATTAGGGCCCAGACTCTCTGAAGTTAGATGATAACTTACAGAAAGATTAGTAAAttaataatttgtaaaattaCAGATAATTTTAGTCTAGTAAAGACACAAATGTTCTCTGCTAGTAGAAAAGGTAACTTTAAAGGCTGAGGCTCTATTGTCCTGTGGGACATTAACTAAATTTGGTTCTACAGAGAGTATCCTCCTCTAAACCAGCTTTGCCATGTTCTGACTGCCTCAgtaatgagttaaataaatctCTAACACGTTCATCTGTTAGGGttgccttctctttttaattattctttgacCTAACACTTTTCTTCCACTATGGATATGTTCCACATAGGCAACtcacaaatattttacttaatgatTCACGTTCTCTACATAATTATTCCTTCATTCTAGTTATTTCTCAGCTCAGGCTCTGCATATTTGAATATAATCTCCCCTACCAATGTTGACTCATGTCTTCTTTAAATCTTagaatccagggatccctgggtggcgcagcggtttggcgcctgcctttggcccagggcgcgatcctggagacccgggatcgaatcccacgtcaggctcccggtgcatggagcctgcttctccctctgcctgtgtctctgcctctctctctctctcactgtgtgcctatcataaataaatttaaaaaaaaaacttaaaaaaaaaaaaaaaatcttagaatccGTCACCCAAATGCCCTTGCCAAGCTGATCTATCCAAATTTTGCCattctataaatatctataataaaCCACAATCAAAACATATAGCAAATTGATGATAACTGAAGATTGAAATCTAGtgatcagggacacctgggtggctcagcggttgacgcctgccttcagctcagggcatgattctcgagatccaggatcgagtcctgcatcgggctccctgcaatggagcctgcttctccctctgcctatgtctctgcctatgtctctcatgaataaataatatatcttttaaaaataaataaataatacataatctAGTGATCATAATATAATATACAACCCGAAAGAtgttattatttcaaaagaattatataattcCTATTGATATTGAGCCACCTGTAATAACTAAATAGCTATTCCTGTTACCGAAAAAATGGAGCCAACCAAGACTCAAACAACATATTATAGACTGCATTATTGTTTACTTAAATATACCAAGAGATTTAACTACTGCAGCTACGTatggaacaaagaacaaaatgccCAATAAATTTTAAGTTCTTACTAGTGATAAAATTAGCTAGATAGTATGACACTGATCATATTATTAAGTTTCacatgcttttatattttatatttttctgtatattttatatattttaatattttatatatgtttttatattttatatttcttagtaAATAAAGCCCGGGAGGCAACCCTATCTATACTACCAACAGTGTACAGGAAAATGTTCATACTACATCTCAAACCTCATAATCTTGAGGCTGCCATACACAATTACCAAGATTGTGCACTACGTATAAGGTAGGTGTAATCAGCAAGAAAAGCTACTTAAAATAACCCAAAATACAAAACCACATGATCAACGGATAGCATTGTTTTATCCCAAATTACCAAAATCAAAGTTAAACACCAGTGAAGAATACACACAAACCCATTCATACTTCCAGAGTGATCTAAGGAATGATGACGAGAGTGTAGTTACAATTATTGCAGTGTCTTTCTGCTTTCACCACTGGCAAGGGTTTGGCCAGAACTCACCATTAACGCTGAACAACAATACTGAGAAAGCAGTGCCAGAAATCATGGAGTGATTTTCCGACAGAAATGAGTAAGCATGTGAGAACCTTAACAAATGACAGAATGAACCCAGGAAACAGCACGGCTACCTTTACAACACATTTCTGAGCCCCAGAGGGCTCTTGCTAACCAGCTACAGGCAGCTCAGGCACTATTCCATAGGACAGGCATCCTAAGGCAATATGGTTATCTCCTCAAGTGTAGAATATGGGACCTTAGTCAATGTCTTGAATTTGAATTTGTGTGGCATAAATGATGGGTTCAAGAGACACACATAAACAGGACTAAATAACACTGGCTCACAGAGTAAGAGTCAGTGCCCCCCTTACAGTTCTTATCAATCCTAAGAAGTGCTAGGAAGTCTTTAACACAAACCTCACAGTTGCAAATCTTTTAACAGTGAGAAAACAGACCTTAGGCTCAGATCAGCCAGGCAATAGCATCTCTGCTAGAGTTAATAACATCTGTTTTCATTGTGGTTCACTTCTAGTTAACAGCAAATGATATGGCAGTAATATtagattcctttttaaatttattaaataaacaatcCTGAGTCAATGTAATAAAAGCTATGAAGTACAAGATAGCAAAGGTAGTAGATGGATATGGCAAAAAATGGTGAAATTGGcctcaaaatggctaaaattggaaggaaagaagaaaaaacagtttgcaagaaggaaggagagatacAGGCATCATCCTAGCTCTAACTACTAAAAAGTCCTGTGGCTTTAGCAAACTTCTAATCTCCCTAAGGCCTTACTTTCTTCAAATGAGGAATATCTAAGGCTGGTTTTCCAAACTGAGGTCACCTGCAGCACATCTGTCACATCCACATACTACGTGTACTACTATTAATTTAATTCTCCTtaaacagagtttttttttttaagattttttatttatttattcatgagacacagaagaggcagagacataggcagagggagaaacaggctccatgcagggagcccgatgcgggactcgatcccgggactcccggatcacgccctgggccgaaggcaggcaccaaaccactgagtcacctagagATCCCAGAGtaattttttcattgaaataatactttagggggatccctgggtggctcagcggtttagtgcctcctttcagctcagggcacgatcctggagtcccaggatcaaatgccacatcaggctccctgcatggagcctgcttctccctctgcctatgtctctgcctctctgtgtgtttctcatgaataaataaataaaatatttaaaaaaaaaaaaaaagaaaagaaaaagaaagaaatactttatttggATGGATACTCCAGTATTACTTTAAATGAAAAACCAGGGgaagcccggtggctcagcggtttagcaccgccttcagcccatggtgtgatcttGGAAACCTGAGGtggagtctcatgtcgggctccctgcatggagcctgcttctccctctgcctgtctgtatctgtgtgtgtgtgtgtgtgtgtgtgtgtgtgtgtgtgtcctctcatgaataaataaataaatcttaaaaataaataaacaaaataaaatgaaatgaaaaaccaGTATTTTTAATACACACTAGAAAAACAtacatgattattattttgtttggttgttttgtaTATCACCTAAAGTTACTTCATATATATTGGTTAAGACCCCGCTTGGGCAACAATCAGATAAGGGAGAGCCTCCCATTCAGTTTATTGAGGATGCTACTTGTAGCAGTGGGTGGCAGATAATGCCAAGAGCGTGATCCCTTCGACCCTTGAATGGCAAGCACCGGGCTTGGGATCACTGAGCCCCTGTGCTGGTTGATTCTGGCCTCATGCAGAGAGGCATGTACATGTGTATAAGTGTGACACTAGCATTTTCTATGGgttacatgaattaaaaaaatactattgatCTAAGGCAACTTTGAGATTTTtatgatacattttctttttctacctttattttcAGTTTGCTTAGCACTAAGCCCAAAGACCAAAAAGAGTGCAGTATGTAacttaatatatttagaaattcttCCAACACAATATCTAAAAAAGATGGCCATCACTCAAGAATTGATACATTAAAATGACTGATTCTATACTGATCACCATGAATAAAGTCTTATCCCAATTAATCTTACCGGTAAtgatttattaaagatttttagttGAAAGTAAACATTTTCTCTAATACACATATTCACACAGATAAAAGCCTTACTCACCAACCATTTTCGTTTTTACGTTTGGATAGTATCTGTTCTTTATCCACAGAAACATTAGAGGAAACACCTGGAGCAAAGTAACATAATTCATTAATGTGGTTTGCTATAATATACGTGCAGATACTTAGAGAAcctctaatttaatttttactttagaaACTCAGAGAaccagggggtccctgggtggctccgcggtttagcgcctgccttcagcccagcgcatgatctgggagtcccaggatcgagtcccgtcgggctccctgcatggagcctgcttctccctctgcctgtgtcgctgtctcctctcggtctctctctctctctctgtctctcatgaataaataaataaaattaaaaaaaaataaactcaaagaccAGAGAAAAATAACAGCCCAAAGTCACACATACACAAGGGTGGTTCGAAATCAAATGTACGGAGGGTCTTTCTGGAAAAAAGAGGGGGCAGAATGAAagttatttccttctcttccttgaaAACCCACTGACattataaaatgagttaaaattaaGGGGAAAATTCCACTGCCAGTAAAGCTTGGGAACATTGGAACCTCAATCACAGACTACAAAAGAATACCTATAAGGTATAATAAATTGGGATAAAACCAAGAAAGAGTGCTAAAAAGCCATATATACATCCCTAGATGGTAAAGTGCGGAGATCTCTGGGACCTGTACAGAAATCTCTCCTTTAGACCATGACTTGAGAACAGGAAACATTTCCAGAGGGTCCAGGTCCAAGATACAATAAAGGAAGGGACATGgaatggaaggaaatgaagaagggaCATCACTCCTAAAAATGTCCAAAGCGATTGATTTCACCTCCTACAGTCCCCCTGAACTGGGTGAATTCCACCTTCATCAACCCAGCTGCCCAAATCAGAAAGCAGGGCATCATCCTTTATTCTTCATCCCCTCCATCCTGATCCCCCATATTCCACTCCACTGATAAGTCCTGTCAATTCCACTTCACACATTACACTTCTGTTCCCAAGCCATCACTACCTCCTCTTGCCCAGACTATTGCACTAGCTCCTACTGACCTTCCACATCCatgcttatttttccttcagtccTTCCTCCAAAGAAACATCTGGGTCCTATCACCCCCTTGCTTAAACACCTCACTCAATAGAATAGATTCCAGTTCTGAAGAATGGCTTCCAAGGCCCTGAATTTGCtggccccctccttcctctcttttattGCCTCCTTCCTCTTCATTCTGCTCTTCAGTCACACAAGCCTCGGGGCCTTTGAACTAGCTGCTCAGTACCTGGAAAAAGCAaagagcatgatcccagaattgTACATGTTGTCAAGTTGTCATTCATgtaaaagagaacagaaagacaTTTTCAACCACTCAAACTTGAAGTTTTCTTGGGGATTAGGGCAGAGGTTGGGAGGGTCTACTGATGACGATTAAAGAAATAACTCAGGAATGAGAAAGCAATTAATAAGCTTTCTTGTATTATTAAGAGTCCTGgagttgaaaaataaattcatgcaCATGTTACATTAAGGCTCAATGACCTGCTATGGCTAGAGAACTGATCTTAAATGTTACAAACCTTGACGAAGTAAAAGTAATCAAACTAACTCAAACTGAGGTGGAAGGAATGGAAGTTAACCCAAGagttcatttctttatctttcatggCTGTAGTGGTGAATGGGAGGAGTAAATCGAATGGTCTAAAGtggacagtttttaaaatttaaaaactgatatagaaaaagtaaataaaaaaagaaaaagtaaataacataagtgtttttatatataaaacaaaaaagaaaacaggcaaaaaaaagaaaaaaaaagcatgtgacaagATAGAAAAGAGGCAAGATAGAAAGTACaagcaaaatgaaagatttaacaCCAAACATACTATTTCTTGCCTACTAAAAAAAAGATGCTCCTACTGTATCAAAAATCTCAACCCAAGTGCATGCTGTTCTAATGGCAGCAAGTCCGAAAACAATCTAGACTTCTATCAACAGATACAGATCAAGAGGATTAACAGTACTTCCGTTAGAAAAATCACTTAAGTGGCCCTTCGTAGACATTCTGAGCTCATGATACACAGTAACTCACTTAATCCTAACTACCCCATGTATGTACTATCCTCCTTTTACAGAGCACAAAACTAAAGCACAGACAGGTTAACTAATCTGCCCAAGGATACACAGCTATTAAGTGGCAGGTCAGGATTCAAATATAAGCAAGTCCAGAACCTCTATTACCATGCAATATTGCCTCTCAACAAGAGGACACCAGAAGTTcctaaaaatgtaagaaatgtcATGTGGAAACACTCaatatatatgcaatttttaaaaataagaatgcatAAATAGTATctcaagtgtgtttttttttttaatttaaatttgttcaTACATGCATGAAGGGTATCTGGAAGGATAAATGAAACTAAGGCATATGAGTGTCAGTGTTGGGGGAGAAGTCTTTTTTACTTGTATACCCTTCTGCACCTATTAAAGTGCAAAGAATCTTCATGGTTACCACTTTGTAGCCCACCCAACCCACTGAACTAGATCTGTGAAGACAGGGCCCAGAAATCTGTTTCAACCAGCTTGCAGGTGACTTTTAGGCACGCTAACATTTGAGGGGCTGTCGCCCGGAGGGTGGGGGAACGAGGGTGGGTGATGCGTGTGGCGGTGTATTCATTTTAATAACTAGTAAAGGGGCTCCCCAAGCCTACTGGCCGCCAGATCTCCAGCAGCTGTAATCTCCTCCAATATCCTTTAATAGGTGCAAAGAAATCCCAATGAATTACCACAGGAAATCGATGTTCTTAGGCTATGTTTAAAAATCGGAAGGGACCCAGCAGTTAATGTCAATGAGAGAATGCATTTTTTGGAAACAGCAGGTCCCAAAAGTTCCAGGTAACTGGTGGACACGCTGTTCTTCTGTCTTCTCAATGTTCTATCCCAAAAGGGAAAACATTCCACATAGGTCAATAAATCCCTGGTGAATTTCTGCcactaaaatatttctagaattcaGAGCGTAAACTTGATCTTGATAACCACAAGTCCAAGAGGAATAGCCATTTTACGCCCATTCAGAAAAACACGTGAACTGCTCCCCTAAAGAAATACTACGCAATCAACAATATGAGACAGTAGTGGGAAAACATACAGGTAACTGGCAGAGCTAGTGTTAGAAGCTAGAACTCAAGCTaccttcttgacttttttttactACTAACTCCTTCCTCCCCCAATTCTGAAGGGATTATTGGTGCTTTTATTACAAgtttcctttttgaattttttttttttctgatagttacGTGTTCTGGCAACTCTATGGTGTTAACACTTCCGAGAGGAAAGGCATCCGCTAACACAActataagagaagaaaaaatcaaACCTGACATCCCCCTGCAGGAATCAGGTAGCTGACAAGCTTAATTTCCAAATTAAACCCATAATAATATTACTTACCAACTGGCAGCTAGCTAATACCAATTAACAGCTAGCTAATACCCCCAAATGCTTACGGTTTAGTTGGTCATTTTTTACTGAGCAATGCTCACAAAGATGCTGATTGAATCGCTGCTCTTCTGGGCTGGGGGGGTGGCGGGCGGGGGGGAACCCCAGAAAAGGGGCTCATCACTCGCGATCCCAAGGTGCCCAGGGTGaccatcctcctccccttttccCGGGACAAGCTCACCTCCCAGATTTTTCTGCTTGTAAAAACCCCGGGCATACTCGAAATAACCCCACCCCTTCTCCTCCCCGGTCGTAGGGTTGCTGCACCCCGGAAAGAAGGCGGCCCCaggttcctccccaccccccctcttCCACCCTCCGCGCGGCAACTGACAGCGCAGCAAGATGCAGTTGGCGTCCTCCTGGCCCGCCACCCAGCTCAGCGAGTCGCCCAGCGGCCGCCTGCAGCCGGAGCACAGAAACACCAGTggcctgtcctcctcctcctcctcctcctcctcctcctcggccgGCTCCGCAGTCTCCTCGCGCCGCGTCCCCTTTGCACAGGCCACCGACGCGTCCCCGCTCACGGAGTTCCACATGCTTGTCCACTTCTGCAGCAGCTGGTGACGGCTCGAGTCTTCCGAGAGCCGCCTGCCCCACTTGCCTGGTCGCCGCCACACGCACCAGCTCGTAGAAGAGCATCCTTCCAGACAACCGGACGACCCGACGCCCGCATTTCTTCCAAAACGCCCGCGCCGCGGAGCGTCACGGGAAATGCGGCCGCTGCGCATGCGCGGGCGGGGCAAGGAGCGGAGGTCGGAAAGGGCGTggcccgagggggcggggcctgagggaGATGAAACGGCGGACAGCCCGCTAGTGCGCATGCTCCTTGTCGGGCTGAGCCCACCGGGTGATCTCTGGGGCTGAGTCAGATTTTCCATCATTAGGAGGTTGGAGCTGCTGCAGATCTGGCGGCCAGTAGGCTTGGGGGGCCGTTGTTGAGCCCCTTTACTAGTTATTAAAATGAATAGGCCGGGCagccggatggctcagtggttgagcatctgcctttggcccaggtcatgaccctagagacctgggatcgagtcccacatcgggctccctgcatggagcctgcttctgtctctgcctgggtctctctgcctctctctctgtgtgtgtctctcatgattaaataaataaaaatttttttttttttaaaatgaataggggggcagcccgtgtggctcagcggtttagcactgcctttggcccagggcagaatcctgaagacccgggatcgagtcccacatcggggtccctgcatggagcctatgcttctccctctgcctgtgtctctgccctctctctctctctgtctctataaataaataaaatcttacacataaatcactaataaataaataaaataaacctaaaataaaaaaaataaaataaataaaataaaataaacaatgaataggCTGCCCCACGCACACCCTCCCCCGGAGCAGAGGATTTGGAACACAACTGTCCTCTACAGCCTGGTTCCCCCAGCCTCCGGGCAACAGCTCCTCAATTGTGAGCGTGCCTGAGAGTCACCTGCAGCTGGGTGAAACAGGTTTCTAGGCCCTGCTTCACAGATCTAGTTCAGTGGGTCGGGTGGGCTACGAAGCCTGTAACCGTTTGAAGCAAACTGGAAGGCTATTGCCTTCCCTGAGTTAAATGGGTCAGTACTGCGCCCGGGTGTCAGGAGGACCAAGTGGATAGGATGTGCTTGAAAATAGTTTAACTGTAGTGTGCCGTGTCCGTGTAATTAGCCTCCAATCCGAGGAGAATTGCCTTCCCTCCtacttttttttggtgttcaaggAAGCCGACCTCCCTGGACTGCCTGTTCTCAAGCACACAAGAGTATCTCTATACAACATTGATAGAACCCACATCTGTTCTTTGAGCAGGTGGGCAGTAACCTCTGATTTCAAAGGGGGTGATCTCCTTGCCTCAGACTGCAGGGTCTTATCGTCAACACCTAAATTCTGTGTGGGATATCACGTAAAGAAGGAATGCAAAGGTGCTGCTTGATTAGTTCTCACCCATGCACTTTTGCCTTGGTAGTGGTCCATTCCCctattaataatataatagttATTATACGAATTACATTTTACAACTGTAATGCTCTAAAGATGAATATATAGATATTGCATACTAAAACattttcttgggacacctgggtggctcagcgagtgGTTTTAAGCGCCACCTtcgtcccagggcatgatcctggagaccagggatcgagtcccacgtccggctccctgaatggagcctgcttctccctgtgcctgtgtctctgcctctctctctctctctctatgtctctcatgaataa encodes the following:
- the LOC119878959 gene encoding protein Mis18-alpha-like → MRTSGLSAVSSPSGPAPSGHALSDLRSLPRPRMRSGRISRDAPRRGRFGRNAGVGSSGCLEGCSSTSWCVWRRPGKWGRRLSEDSSRHQLLQKWTSMWNSVSGDASVACAKGTRREETAEPAEEEEEEEEEEDRPLVFLCSGCRRPLGDSLSWVAGQEDANCILLRCVSSNVSVDKEQILSKRKNENGCILETLYCTGCSLNLGYVYRCTPKNLDYKRDLFCLSVEAIESYILGSSEKQIVSEDKELFNLESRVEIEKSLKQMEDVLKALQMKLWEVESKLSFTSCKN